The DNA region AGCAGGTCCCATACCGAGGCATCGACGAGGTCTTTGACGCCGGCCGCTGAGCCCGCGAGAGCTATCCGCGAACTTTCCAGCGGGGTCCCCTTGAGCGCCTCCTCGGCGGCAATTCGTATCGGGTCCACCCGAGACATTCCCTCGGGCGTCGCAGGATCACCGGCCTGGGTGATGATCATGCGTGCGGCCTTGCCGTCCGGCGACAGGAAGATATCCATGACGCGCTTGAAGTCCTCGGTTTCCAGGACCTCCGGCGGCAAGTAGAACGAATCGTCGTTGTTGGAGGCGTTGAACGCCTTGCCCATGGCGGTGGCGTTATCGCTGGAATCGTCCATCTGATCGAAGATGCCGGACATGGTGCTGTACATCGTCAGCATCATCGTGCGCGTCGACTCCATGGTCGAGATCATCTGCGGGAATTGGAGCAGCAACTGCGGCATGATGGTCGCCAAATGGTCCAAATCCTTGACCATATGCGTCATTTTCTCGCTGATCTCGTCCACACCGTCGAGCGCGTCAAATATGGATCTGAAAGACGAGCAGACGGGAATGTTGTAGCAATGCGGTTCCCAGTAGAAATAGTTGCGAACCGGCCGGAAGAAATCGTCGAAATTCGAGATATGGTCCCGTAACTCCTCGGTGGTGTCCTGGAGTTCGTGGGTGTGCCCGACCATACGCTGAGTGGTTTGCACCATTTCCGTCATCAAAGCGTGCATACGCTGCATCAATGCGATGGTGTTTGTCATCTCATCGGCCTGCTTCAGCATGTCGGCCATTCGGGCCTTCTGAAAGGGCAAGCTCAACCGCTGGCTTGCATTCGACATGCTGATCATGAATGGGATCGTCGTGTGTTCGAGCTGGGTTCCTTCGGGCCTGGTCACCGACTGCACATTCGCAACCCCGGGGACCGCGAACACCGATTTGGCGAGCCGATTCAAGACAAGGAGATCGGCAGGATTCCGCATGTCGCGATTCGCCTCGATCAACAACACGTCCGGGGTGGCCATGACGGCAGGCGGGAAATGTCGAGCCGCGGCCTGATATCCCTTACTCGCGGGAATGTCGTCGGGAATGAACTCCTGATCGCTGTAGCTCGGGTTGTATCCGGGCAACGTCAAGATTCCGACAAATGCGACAGCCAGGCTGGCTACCAGAATCGGACCGGGCCACCGGACCACCGCGGTGCCGATTCGGCGCCACCGACGTGTCATGACATGACGCTTCGGGTCGAACAGGCCAAAGCGGCTGCCCAGGGCGATCGTCGCCGGCACCAAGGTCAGCGCCACGATCACCGCCACCCCGATGCCCAGGGCGCCGGGTATCCCCAGCGGCTGGAAGTGGGGTAGCCGGGTGAAGCTGAGGCAGGCGATCGCGCCGGCGATCGTCAGACCGGAGGCCAGGACCACCTTGGCGACGCCGCGGAAGGAGGTGTAGTAAGCGGATTCGCGGTCCTCGCCGGCTTGTCGCGCCTCTTGATATCGCCCGAAGAAAAACACGCCGTAGTCCGTTCCCGCGGCGATCCCCACGGATACCAACAGGTTCACCACATACGTGGTGAGTCCGACCACGCCGTGCAAGCCCAGGAACGCGACCAACCCTCGCGCCACCTGCAGTTCTATCAGGACCGCAAATAGCAGGACGATCACCAGGACGGGCGAACGGTAGAAGAACAGCAGCATCAAGAAGATCACCCCGACGGTGACCAACGTGATGAGAATTACCGTGCTGGTGCCACTGTCACCGGCGTCGGCGGCCAGTGCCGCCGGCCCGGTGAGAAACGTCTCGACCCCGGCCGGCGCCGGCGTGCGGTCGATGATGTCGTGGACCGCGCGCACCGCCTCATTCGCTTCGGCCTGTCCGAAGCGCCCGGTCAGATTTATCTGTACGAAGGCAGCTTTGCCGTCGGCACTCTGCGCGGCACCGGCGGTGAGTGGGTCGCCCCAGAAATCGCGGATGTGCTGCACATACTCCGGCGCGTCGCGCAATTGTCGGATGACGTCGTCGTAGTAGCGGTGCGCTTCGTCGCCGAGGGGTTCCTGACCCTCCAGGACGAGTACCACCACACTCTCGGAATTTGGCTCCTCGAAGACCTCGCCCATGCGCGCCATTGCGTTGATGGCGGGCGCATCGGTGGGAATCAGCGAGACCGCGACTTCTCGTTCGACCACCTCGAGCGGGGGGACGAAGACCGTCATGACGACGGCGATTCCCAACCACGCCAAGATGACCAGCGGCGCAAAACGGCGCAGGAAGGTGGCCACCCGCGGTCGCCGTTGGACCTGCTGCGTGTCGGTGGCTCCGTTACTCATGCTGCCTGCAGGACACAAGAGGTAAAGGCATTAACTTGGCTTGAAACCTTCTCCTCTTTAACCTCGTCGTCTACGGTGATTCGGCAACCGATATTGTTACTGTCGCCTTGGGCCATGATGCTTCCGATTGCGGTGGTTTGGGTGATCTCGAATTGCAGCGACCACGGCAGGCTGATGCCCTCGATGAACTGCGGATCCGTATTGACGTCGAAATAGCTGATATTGGCCACGGTTCCGGGCGCCCCGAAGACCTCGTAGGTCATTCTCTTGGGGTTGTAGGTGACGGCCTCATTGCGCTCTGCGGCGGCGTAGGTGGGCGGTATTTCCGAGCCGAAAATGCCGTGCAGTCGTGAGACGGTGAACCCTCCGGCGCTGAACACCACGACCGCGAGTAGCGGTATCCACAGCCGCTTCAATAGCCGCAAAATCGTAGATCTCCTCCGTCAATCGCCACACTCGGCACCACGATGTGCCATGCCCACATATTGCGTGGCCCCCCGGGGGCGCAACCTAGTCTTGGAAGAGTAAACCATGCGAAAGGACCGCATCTGAGCGCGCGCCCACCCCACCAACTCGGGCAAAGCCGGACCTCGCGCGGCTAAAGCTCCATGCCTGCAACAAATCCCAAATGTGCCCCCGCTGGCGAATATTCTAAGGATACCCAGCACATTCAGCCGAGGGCCGTAACACCCGGGGCGCCAGGCCATTTCCGATGGCCGACGGACCTGCAACGACGGCCGCGGACCGATCGGGACGGCGGGACCGGCGGCCCCCACCACAGGCCACCAGCTCCCGTTCGGAGCGTCGCCGGCACCGAGGGTACCTTTGATCAGGTGAATCACCCCGACGGCGACCGCGCCGACGCGAGCACCCTGTCCGGGGTCTCGGAAACGGCACTGCTGACGCTCTACGGGAGGGCACATCAGGCCGGCCACCGGGACGCGATCCTCGAGGATCCGATGGCCATCAGGCTGGTGGAGTCAATCGACTTCGATTTCGAGAAGTTCGGCCGCAAGGGCCAAGAGATGGCGTTGCGGTCCCTGGCGTTCGACCGCGCCGCCGCCGAATACCTCTCGGCCCACCCGTCCGCGACGGTGGTGGCGTTGGCCGAGGGCCTGCAGACCAGCTTCTGGCGTCTGAGCAGCGCACTGCCAGAACTCGAATTCAGCTGGCTCACCATTGATTTCCCACCGATCATTGAGTTGCGGCAACGCTTGCTGCCATCGTCGCCGCGGATCCACACGCTCGCGCAGTCGGCGCTGGACTACTCCTGGATGGATCAGGTGGACACCAGCAACGGTGTGTTCATCACCGCGGAGGGTCTGCTGATGTATCTGCAGCCCGAGGAGTCCATGGGCCTGATCACCGAGTGCGCCCGCCGGTTCCCGGGCGGCCAGATGATCTTCGACCTGCCGCCGGTGCTGGTGAAGAAGTTCGCGCCGAAGGGCGTGCGCTCGTCGCGCCGCTACCGGGTTCCGCCCATGCCATTCAGCCTCAAGCCCGCCGAGTTGGCGGACCTGGCCAACACCGTGCCGGGCATCCGCGCCGTGCATGACCTGCCGATGCCGCGCGGCCGCGGCTGGCTGTTCGACAAACTGTTTCCGGCCTTCTGGCAGTGGCCGCCCACCAAGCAGTACCGCGGCGCCTACACGCTGCTGGAGTTCGGCTGATCAAGCTCGGTCCCGGCAAATGACTACCGCACGGATGCCGGCGTGAACTCGATGTGTAGTGCCGACAGACCCCGCAGCAGGAAGGTGGGGTCATACCCGTAGCGCCGGTTGTCAGCGGGGCCGTGGAAGGCTTCGTCAATCCTGATCTCCCGCATGCGTTCCAGCATCCGTCGGACCGTGATTTGCCCCTCGACCCGCGCCAACGGCGCCCCGGCGC from Mycolicibacterium sp. MU0053 includes:
- a CDS encoding MmpS family transport accessory protein → MKRLWIPLLAVVVFSAGGFTVSRLHGIFGSEIPPTYAAAERNEAVTYNPKRMTYEVFGAPGTVANISYFDVNTDPQFIEGISLPWSLQFEITQTTAIGSIMAQGDSNNIGCRITVDDEVKEEKVSSQVNAFTSCVLQAA
- a CDS encoding class I SAM-dependent methyltransferase yields the protein MNHPDGDRADASTLSGVSETALLTLYGRAHQAGHRDAILEDPMAIRLVESIDFDFEKFGRKGQEMALRSLAFDRAAAEYLSAHPSATVVALAEGLQTSFWRLSSALPELEFSWLTIDFPPIIELRQRLLPSSPRIHTLAQSALDYSWMDQVDTSNGVFITAEGLLMYLQPEESMGLITECARRFPGGQMIFDLPPVLVKKFAPKGVRSSRRYRVPPMPFSLKPAELADLANTVPGIRAVHDLPMPRGRGWLFDKLFPAFWQWPPTKQYRGAYTLLEFG
- a CDS encoding RND family transporter, whose protein sequence is MSNGATDTQQVQRRPRVATFLRRFAPLVILAWLGIAVVMTVFVPPLEVVEREVAVSLIPTDAPAINAMARMGEVFEEPNSESVVVLVLEGQEPLGDEAHRYYDDVIRQLRDAPEYVQHIRDFWGDPLTAGAAQSADGKAAFVQINLTGRFGQAEANEAVRAVHDIIDRTPAPAGVETFLTGPAALAADAGDSGTSTVILITLVTVGVIFLMLLFFYRSPVLVIVLLFAVLIELQVARGLVAFLGLHGVVGLTTYVVNLLVSVGIAAGTDYGVFFFGRYQEARQAGEDRESAYYTSFRGVAKVVLASGLTIAGAIACLSFTRLPHFQPLGIPGALGIGVAVIVALTLVPATIALGSRFGLFDPKRHVMTRRWRRIGTAVVRWPGPILVASLAVAFVGILTLPGYNPSYSDQEFIPDDIPASKGYQAAARHFPPAVMATPDVLLIEANRDMRNPADLLVLNRLAKSVFAVPGVANVQSVTRPEGTQLEHTTIPFMISMSNASQRLSLPFQKARMADMLKQADEMTNTIALMQRMHALMTEMVQTTQRMVGHTHELQDTTEELRDHISNFDDFFRPVRNYFYWEPHCYNIPVCSSFRSIFDALDGVDEISEKMTHMVKDLDHLATIMPQLLLQFPQMISTMESTRTMMLTMYSTMSGIFDQMDDSSDNATAMGKAFNASNNDDSFYLPPEVLETEDFKRVMDIFLSPDGKAARMIITQAGDPATPEGMSRVDPIRIAAEEALKGTPLESSRIALAGSAAGVKDLVDASVWDLLIAAVAAICLIFMIMILMTRSVIAALVIVGTVVLSLGASFGLSVLVWQHLLGIQLHWVVLAMSVIVLLAVGSDYNLMLVSRMKEEIGAGLNTGIIRAMGGTGRVVTIAGLVFAATMASMIVGDLLMLGQVGTTIGLGLLFDTMVVRAFMTPSIAALLGRWFWWPQKVRPRPASSMLRSVGPRPLVRSLLLRD